Proteins from a genomic interval of Gordonia sp. SL306:
- a CDS encoding ABC transporter permease — MRRLRRLPMDVWFEPLLIVVLTVGYVIWYQATTFTETEQAALGWDNLRTTILEHIKLTLVATVIVVVIAIPLGILLTRPTMRWLNPIAINIANVGQAAPAVGLLVLFTFWLGTGFRTAVIGLVVYAILPILQNTIVGLRQVDQRTIEASRGIGYSAGRTLVQVELPLAVPVILNGVRTALVILVGTATLSTFIGATSLGTLITTGVTLFLPKLLVSGAILVGLLALTIDWIGRLVELFATPRGIS; from the coding sequence ATGAGACGACTACGCCGCTTGCCGATGGACGTGTGGTTCGAGCCATTGCTCATCGTCGTGCTCACCGTCGGATATGTGATCTGGTACCAGGCAACCACATTCACCGAGACCGAGCAGGCAGCACTCGGTTGGGACAACCTCCGGACCACGATTCTCGAACACATCAAGCTGACCCTGGTGGCCACCGTCATCGTCGTGGTGATCGCGATCCCGTTGGGCATCCTGCTCACCCGGCCGACGATGCGATGGCTCAACCCCATCGCCATCAACATCGCCAATGTCGGTCAGGCCGCACCCGCGGTCGGTCTGCTCGTCCTCTTCACCTTCTGGCTGGGCACCGGATTCCGCACCGCGGTCATCGGTCTCGTCGTGTACGCCATCCTCCCGATCCTGCAGAACACCATCGTCGGGCTGCGCCAGGTGGATCAGCGAACCATCGAGGCCTCACGAGGGATCGGCTATTCGGCCGGGCGAACCCTCGTCCAGGTGGAATTGCCGCTCGCGGTCCCGGTGATCCTCAACGGCGTCCGCACCGCACTCGTGATCCTGGTCGGCACCGCCACGCTGAGTACCTTCATCGGTGCCACGAGCCTGGGCACACTCATCACCACCGGTGTCACATTGTTCCTGCCGAAACTCCTGGTGTCCGGCGCCATCCTGGTGGGTCTGCTGGCGTTGACCATCGACTGGATCGGTCGGCTCGTCGAACTCTTCGCGACCCCCAGGGGGATCTCATGA
- a CDS encoding ABC transporter ATP-binding protein encodes MTEPAIDSASPDRTVTGASIRLDGVMKRYRGQHKPAVESLDLEIDAGDIVAFVGPSGCGKTTMLKMINRLIEPTEGHIFIGDRDVTNENPDKLRQSIGYVIQSGGLFPHWSVSKNIGAIPRVLGWDKKRIAERTAYLLDLVGLDADTFADRLPKDMSGGQQQRVGVARALAADPPVLLMDEPFGAVDPITRVRLQDSLIAIQHELGKTIVVVTHDFEEATKLGDKVLVLSEGGHIEQYATPEEILANPASEFVEQFVGSGATLAHLTLSRVRDVQHEPVTTARVGESADAVIARARSAGHNWVVVVDNYGHPRAWPSLEELRAKPQVSDYIDRRLPVVARSSTLNDALDSMLAASQGGVLVTDGRGAVVGSLTIGLVMDVIRGQLAEVRDDPETPTYVDHPEGSLTDEMPVIVAADDEPGIETPVDDQKPAGEPGAGENP; translated from the coding sequence ATGACCGAACCGGCAATCGACTCGGCCTCCCCCGACCGCACCGTCACCGGAGCGTCGATCCGACTCGACGGCGTGATGAAGCGCTATCGAGGACAACACAAGCCAGCTGTCGAGAGCCTGGATCTGGAGATCGACGCCGGCGACATCGTTGCCTTCGTCGGTCCGTCCGGATGCGGGAAGACGACGATGCTGAAGATGATCAACCGGCTCATCGAGCCCACCGAGGGCCACATCTTCATCGGCGATCGCGATGTCACGAACGAGAATCCCGACAAACTGCGGCAATCCATCGGTTACGTGATCCAGTCCGGTGGCCTCTTCCCACACTGGTCGGTGTCGAAGAACATCGGCGCGATCCCCCGCGTGCTCGGCTGGGACAAGAAGAGGATCGCCGAGCGCACCGCCTATCTGCTCGATCTCGTCGGGCTCGATGCCGATACCTTCGCCGACAGGCTGCCCAAGGACATGTCCGGCGGGCAGCAGCAACGTGTCGGCGTGGCACGTGCCCTCGCCGCCGATCCTCCGGTGCTCCTGATGGACGAACCGTTCGGCGCGGTCGACCCGATCACGCGGGTTCGTCTGCAGGACAGTCTCATCGCCATCCAGCACGAACTGGGCAAGACTATCGTCGTGGTGACCCACGATTTCGAAGAGGCCACGAAACTCGGCGACAAGGTCCTGGTGCTGTCCGAGGGCGGCCACATCGAGCAGTACGCGACACCCGAGGAGATCCTGGCCAATCCGGCCAGTGAATTCGTCGAGCAGTTCGTCGGATCCGGTGCGACGCTGGCCCATCTGACCCTGTCGCGGGTACGCGACGTACAGCACGAGCCCGTCACGACCGCCCGCGTCGGCGAGTCGGCGGACGCGGTCATCGCGCGAGCACGCTCCGCGGGGCACAACTGGGTGGTCGTCGTCGACAATTACGGACATCCGCGCGCGTGGCCATCACTTGAGGAGCTACGGGCCAAGCCTCAGGTGTCCGACTACATCGACCGGCGACTACCCGTCGTCGCACGATCGTCGACGCTCAACGACGCTCTCGACTCCATGCTCGCGGCCAGTCAGGGCGGTGTCCTGGTGACCGACGGGCGCGGCGCCGTCGTCGGGTCGTTGACCATCGGATTGGTGATGGATGTGATCCGCGGCCAGCTCGCCGAGGTCCGCGACGACCCCGAAACCCCTACCTATGTCGATCATCCCGAGGGTTCGTTGACCGACGAGATGCCGGTGATCGTCGCCGCCGACGACGAGCCGGGGATCGAGACGCCGGTGGACGACCAGAAGCCGGCAGGCGAACCGGGAGCCGGCGAGAACCCATGA
- a CDS encoding ABC transporter permease, with protein sequence MQLWDYIQGHAANLTFLTYQHASLAFQTVLVGAVVAVLIAVVVYRLPFFSSFTLTTSRVALTIPSLALLALLIVPFGLGVIPSFIMLAFFAAMPVIGNAIVGLRSVPASVIEAAQGIGLSRWRILLSVELPIAWPVILTGIRVSTQMIIGVAAIVAYVLGPGLGSLIFSGLSRLGGANALEMALTGTVLIVIIALVFDGLLVLLGRLTISKGLS encoded by the coding sequence GTGCAATTGTGGGACTACATCCAGGGGCATGCGGCCAACCTGACCTTCCTCACGTACCAACACGCCTCATTGGCATTTCAGACTGTGTTGGTCGGCGCGGTGGTCGCGGTACTCATCGCCGTCGTGGTCTATCGGCTGCCGTTCTTCTCGTCGTTCACCCTGACCACCAGCCGGGTCGCGCTGACCATCCCGTCATTGGCCCTCCTCGCCCTGTTGATCGTGCCGTTCGGGCTGGGCGTGATCCCGAGTTTCATCATGCTGGCGTTCTTCGCCGCGATGCCCGTGATCGGCAACGCCATCGTCGGATTGCGATCGGTTCCCGCGTCGGTGATCGAGGCGGCTCAGGGCATCGGCCTGTCCCGCTGGCGAATTCTGCTCTCCGTCGAGTTGCCCATCGCCTGGCCGGTCATCCTCACCGGGATTCGCGTCTCCACCCAGATGATCATCGGCGTCGCCGCCATCGTCGCCTACGTACTCGGCCCCGGGCTCGGGTCGCTGATCTTCAGCGGCCTGTCTCGGCTCGGGGGCGCCAACGCCCTCGAGATGGCCCTCACCGGAACCGTTCTCATCGTCATCATCGCGTTGGTGTTTGACGGCCTCCTCGTCCTGCTCGGCCGCCTCACGATCTCCAAAGGACTGTCATGA
- a CDS encoding nuclear transport factor 2 family protein yields the protein MLSIEEISARLEIQQVLTDYSTAVDSARFDDLDAVFTTDAVVDYSVMGGIVGGPVEVKAWLAEVLPSFSAYCHLLGNHDIRVDGATATTRTLCLNPMQTPDTSTFLIGIWYADTWLLTDDGWRIRTRTLEKCFDKQL from the coding sequence ATGTTGAGCATCGAAGAGATCTCCGCACGCCTCGAGATCCAGCAGGTCCTGACCGACTACTCCACGGCTGTGGACTCCGCACGCTTCGACGACCTCGACGCGGTGTTCACCACCGACGCCGTCGTCGACTACAGCGTCATGGGCGGCATCGTGGGCGGGCCCGTCGAGGTCAAAGCGTGGCTCGCCGAAGTTCTTCCGAGCTTCTCGGCCTACTGTCACCTGCTGGGCAACCACGACATCCGGGTCGACGGCGCCACCGCGACCACCCGCACCCTGTGCCTGAACCCGATGCAGACACCGGACACGTCGACGTTTCTCATCGGCATCTGGTACGCCGACACCTGGCTGCTGACCGACGACGGTTGGCGGATCAGGACCCGAACGCTCGAGAAGTGCTTCGACAAACAGCTCTGA
- a CDS encoding TetR/AcrR family transcriptional regulator, protein MAVSRPTDKSDEVQRAPRARMTGPQRRLQLIEVARGLFAERGFEGTSIEEVAQRAGVSKPIVYEHFGGKEGLYAVVVDREMETLLEMVTSSLTKNRSLYRVQQVALALLTYMEERTDGFRILVRGDRTGTDETTTYSSLLNDAISQVEHILASDFERRGFDPALAPLYAQALVGMVSVTAQWWLDVREPPKEVVAAHLVNLCWNGLTRLDPDPKLVGPSYVENRDRTTVED, encoded by the coding sequence ATGGCAGTGAGCCGCCCGACCGACAAATCCGACGAGGTGCAACGAGCGCCCCGCGCGCGGATGACCGGTCCCCAGCGTCGGCTGCAGCTGATCGAGGTGGCCAGAGGTCTGTTCGCCGAGCGCGGGTTCGAGGGGACCTCGATCGAGGAAGTCGCCCAGCGCGCCGGCGTGTCCAAGCCGATCGTGTATGAACACTTCGGCGGCAAGGAAGGTCTCTATGCGGTTGTGGTCGACCGCGAGATGGAGACCCTGCTGGAGATGGTCACCTCGTCGCTGACCAAGAACCGTTCCCTCTACCGAGTCCAGCAGGTGGCGTTGGCGTTGCTCACCTACATGGAGGAGCGGACCGACGGTTTCCGCATCCTCGTTCGCGGCGATCGCACCGGTACTGACGAAACCACTACTTATTCAAGCCTTCTCAACGATGCGATCAGTCAGGTGGAGCACATCCTGGCCAGTGATTTCGAGCGCCGCGGCTTCGACCCCGCGTTGGCGCCGCTCTATGCGCAGGCCCTGGTCGGCATGGTCTCGGTGACCGCGCAGTGGTGGCTGGACGTCCGTGAGCCGCCGAAAGAGGTTGTGGCGGCCCACCTGGTGAATCTGTGCTGGAACGGACTCACCAGGCTCGATCCCGATCCGAAGCTCGTCGGGCCCAGTTACGTCGAGAACCGGGACCGGACGACCGTCGAGGACTGA
- a CDS encoding TetR-like C-terminal domain-containing protein translates to MTAEQRTVAGRPRDPDKDVAVLEAARALLREGGYQAANIAAIARRAGVGTPTIYRRWARRETLIEDAVFGARDISLPTPTDDLHADLRAWVRLFLAHLADPATRAAIPGLLVAYQQDDDLYGSLLTRVERSLRSHVADAVADVIPSGSATLRAARTDALFDLLVGATLVRALTFGLHDSETFCTQTADALMALAMSEWDPQSSTVVRSRFST, encoded by the coding sequence GTGACCGCCGAACAGCGAACCGTCGCCGGCCGCCCTCGCGACCCGGACAAGGACGTCGCCGTGCTGGAAGCTGCACGTGCGCTGCTGCGGGAGGGCGGCTATCAGGCGGCGAACATCGCCGCCATCGCCCGCCGCGCGGGCGTCGGCACACCGACGATCTACCGACGCTGGGCGCGACGGGAGACGCTGATCGAGGACGCGGTCTTCGGTGCGCGCGACATCTCCCTGCCGACCCCCACCGACGATCTCCATGCCGACCTGCGCGCGTGGGTGCGGTTGTTTCTCGCTCACCTGGCCGACCCCGCGACACGCGCTGCGATACCAGGACTACTCGTCGCTTATCAGCAGGACGACGATCTGTACGGAAGCCTGCTGACCCGGGTCGAACGGAGCTTGCGATCGCACGTGGCCGATGCCGTGGCAGACGTCATCCCGTCCGGATCGGCGACGCTGCGCGCCGCACGCACCGACGCGCTCTTCGATCTCCTGGTCGGCGCAACACTGGTACGCGCGCTGACGTTCGGTCTGCACGACAGCGAGACCTTCTGCACACAGACCGCCGATGCACTGATGGCCCTGGCGATGTCCGAGTGGGATCCTCAGTCCTCGACGGTCGTCCGGTCCCGGTTCTCGACGTAA